The following are from one region of the Rhodopirellula sp. P2 genome:
- a CDS encoding PSD1 and planctomycete cytochrome C domain-containing protein: protein MPFQRRYFPSRFARETRLPRVLILAAVLCSAVLGPFSPVRLQAADVGRDTEDAKPVSESDESSVSFSRDIRPLLSNRCFACHGPDAGSREGGLRLDQPDGDEGAIGYAIEPNSVEESEVWHRITADDESMLMPPPDSHLDPFNEEETELIRRWIESGAVYEDFWAFRAPERPQPPITKNAEWSAQTVDQFVLRKLESLRRHPSEEADARTLLRRVTFDLTGLPPSREAIRQFESAYADSPELAWEELVDDLLSRPQFGEHIARHWLDLVRFADTNGMHKDFYRNHVAYRDWVIRSFNENLPYDEFVRDQIAGDLHPQPTRDQLIASGFNRLHLIIDRGTALPEESHVKNVLDRVTAVGTAFMGLTVQCAQCHDHKFDPITQKEFFSLYAFFNNIDAEPETNPRQVVDGFQEPFVRFPTEAQQTELDRLDAKLAKLDQQIAPLNKRANQITKRIQQIKEIEPAKEDSAEQDASQSDDPEGNAAEVEASDDELPESEVAEAMTPEEEAHAKTIRAWDALKEALHNELGQLKSSLAKLQKQRAKLQRDRIAVEHGVDKAMVMKDRDVVRKTFVLIRGQYDAPGEEVQRGVPGFLPPLDTQTETPSRMDLANWMVAPENPLTARVAVNRFWQLFFGVGLVKTSEDFGNQGEVPSHPELLDELAVTFVESGWDVKALLKQIVMSKTYRQSSRATPEEFKADAENRLLSRGPRYRLDAEMIRDQILFSSGLLSTRMHGPSVKPPQPDGLWKAVSMTGERFRPDQGESIYRRSVYTFWKRAMPPPQMTILNAPNRDACIARRERTNTPTQALLLLNESEYLRAARQLAQSVLHEPAEDRIVFAYETVTSKLPDAEEIDVLHTLLSDLRDEYASSPELVDDLCEGVSIDEPCDKVELAAWTVLCNTLYNLDITKTKD, encoded by the coding sequence ATGCCATTCCAACGGCGATATTTCCCATCCCGGTTCGCCCGTGAGACGCGTCTGCCACGAGTCTTGATTCTGGCGGCCGTCCTTTGCTCAGCCGTCCTCGGTCCGTTCTCGCCCGTTCGCTTGCAGGCCGCGGACGTTGGTCGCGACACCGAGGATGCCAAACCGGTCTCTGAATCCGATGAGTCATCGGTTTCGTTCAGTCGCGACATTCGGCCGTTGCTTTCGAACCGATGCTTCGCCTGTCATGGTCCAGACGCTGGTTCGCGAGAGGGCGGTCTGCGGTTGGATCAACCCGACGGAGACGAAGGGGCGATTGGATACGCAATCGAACCAAACTCGGTTGAGGAAAGTGAAGTCTGGCACCGGATCACTGCCGATGATGAATCGATGTTGATGCCGCCGCCGGATTCGCACTTGGATCCGTTCAACGAAGAAGAGACGGAACTGATTCGGCGCTGGATCGAAAGCGGTGCCGTCTACGAAGACTTCTGGGCATTCCGTGCACCCGAACGGCCACAACCACCGATCACCAAGAATGCTGAGTGGAGTGCGCAAACGGTTGATCAGTTCGTGTTGCGAAAGCTCGAGTCACTGCGGCGCCACCCGTCAGAAGAAGCCGATGCGAGAACGCTTTTGCGGCGAGTCACTTTCGATTTGACGGGGTTGCCACCCAGCCGAGAAGCAATCCGCCAGTTCGAATCGGCTTACGCCGACTCACCCGAATTGGCGTGGGAAGAACTGGTCGACGATCTGCTCTCGCGTCCTCAATTCGGCGAACACATCGCCCGTCACTGGTTGGACCTGGTGCGTTTCGCTGACACCAACGGGATGCACAAAGACTTCTATCGCAATCACGTCGCCTATCGTGATTGGGTGATCCGGTCATTCAATGAAAATCTTCCGTACGATGAATTTGTTCGAGACCAGATCGCTGGCGATTTGCATCCTCAACCGACTCGAGATCAACTCATCGCGTCCGGATTCAATCGATTGCATTTGATCATCGATCGCGGAACCGCTTTGCCAGAGGAAAGCCACGTCAAGAATGTGCTCGATCGTGTCACCGCCGTCGGCACCGCCTTCATGGGGCTGACCGTTCAATGCGCACAATGCCACGACCACAAGTTTGACCCGATCACGCAGAAAGAGTTCTTTTCGCTCTACGCGTTCTTCAACAACATCGATGCCGAGCCCGAAACCAACCCGCGACAAGTCGTGGATGGTTTTCAGGAGCCATTCGTGCGTTTCCCCACCGAAGCTCAGCAGACCGAACTGGATCGTCTGGATGCCAAATTGGCAAAACTCGATCAGCAAATCGCTCCTCTCAATAAACGAGCGAACCAGATCACCAAACGGATTCAGCAGATCAAGGAGATCGAGCCTGCGAAAGAAGATTCTGCCGAACAGGACGCGAGCCAATCGGACGATCCGGAAGGGAATGCGGCCGAGGTGGAAGCGTCCGACGATGAGTTGCCGGAAAGCGAGGTGGCGGAAGCTATGACGCCTGAGGAAGAGGCTCACGCGAAGACAATTCGTGCGTGGGACGCTCTCAAAGAGGCTCTCCACAATGAACTTGGGCAGTTGAAGTCGTCGTTGGCGAAGTTGCAAAAACAACGTGCGAAGCTTCAGCGAGATCGAATCGCGGTCGAACATGGTGTCGACAAGGCGATGGTGATGAAGGACCGCGATGTGGTCCGAAAGACGTTCGTTCTGATCCGAGGCCAGTACGATGCACCCGGGGAAGAAGTCCAACGCGGGGTCCCCGGTTTTCTGCCGCCGCTGGACACCCAAACCGAAACACCATCGCGCATGGATTTGGCCAATTGGATGGTGGCTCCGGAAAACCCGCTGACCGCGCGCGTGGCGGTGAACCGTTTTTGGCAACTCTTCTTCGGCGTCGGGCTCGTCAAAACGTCGGAGGACTTTGGCAACCAAGGCGAGGTCCCCAGCCATCCTGAATTGCTGGATGAATTGGCGGTGACGTTTGTCGAGTCGGGATGGGACGTCAAAGCGTTGCTCAAGCAAATTGTGATGAGCAAAACGTACCGCCAGTCTTCGCGAGCCACACCGGAAGAGTTCAAAGCGGACGCGGAAAATCGGCTGCTCAGTCGCGGACCGCGTTATCGGCTGGATGCCGAAATGATCCGCGACCAGATCCTGTTTTCGAGCGGATTGCTGTCCACGCGAATGCACGGACCGAGTGTCAAGCCACCGCAACCGGACGGGTTGTGGAAAGCGGTATCGATGACGGGCGAACGCTTCCGTCCTGATCAAGGTGAATCCATTTATCGTCGTAGCGTTTACACGTTCTGGAAACGAGCGATGCCACCGCCGCAAATGACAATTCTCAACGCACCCAATCGTGACGCTTGCATCGCACGCCGCGAAAGAACCAACACACCGACACAAGCCTTGCTGTTGCTTAACGAAAGTGAATACCTTCGAGCCGCTCGGCAGTTGGCTCAGTCCGTTCTGCATGAACCCGCCGAAGATCGGATCGTGTTTGCCTACGAAACCGTCACGTCCAAACTCCCCGATGCCGAGGAAATCGACGTCCTCCATACGCTGCTGAGCGATCTGCGTGACGAGTATGCCAGCTCTCCCGAATTGGTTGACGATTTGTGCGAGGGAGTGTCCATCGACGAACCTTGCGACAAAGTCGAACTCGCCGCTTGGACGGTGCTGTGCAACACGCTCTACAACCTCGATATCACCAAGACCAAAGATTGA
- a CDS encoding glycoside hydrolase family 78 protein — translation MKTLLSILFLTTITVTASSSVSALEPQRLRCEYLENPTGIDAARPRLSWQVTSDQRGQSDAVNAYLFAIPEGLTVGKLRFDPFATYDEYANAGEMKIESISIYRLVD, via the coding sequence TTGAAGACACTCCTTTCCATTCTGTTTCTGACGACAATCACTGTCACGGCCTCGTCGTCTGTTTCCGCTCTCGAGCCACAACGATTGCGGTGCGAGTACCTGGAGAATCCAACCGGGATCGACGCAGCGCGGCCTCGACTGAGTTGGCAGGTCACATCCGATCAACGAGGACAATCGGACGCCGTGAACGCCTATCTTTTCGCAATTCCTGAAGGACTGACCGTGGGAAAACTACGCTTCGATCCCTTCGCGACTTACGATGAGTACGCGAATGCTGGCGAAATGAAGATCGAATCGATCTCGATTTATCGACTGGTCGATTGA
- a CDS encoding sulfatase-like hydrolase/transferase: MNRIALSLLAFAMCVCTGLVVAGELDPQQLAWHAKYKGQDNAPLPEEMLLNTDSEPDLSEGFTSLFNGKDLSGWTAKGGSCTFEVKDGILVGKVVPGSNSTYLSTERDDFDDFIFTCDMKWEEQCNSGVMFRAQSKPGKNGTETVFGPQAEMEGVAQDRHWSGGIYGQSCGGFFYPLWLKEHQAARAATKKDAWNRVTISAQGNVVKTWINGVPATHWIDDGSYPQGFFGLQVHKGAKGTVLWKNIRVKELEKEPAATPNASASKRPNVLFILADDLGWSDTTLFGTTKLYQTPNIERLAKRGMTFTRAYSSSPLCSPTRASVLTGLSPARHGITSPTCHLPKVVLEPKVPTTGPPNKFSTIPESVSRLDTKYYTLAEMFQDNGYATGHFGKWHLGPEPYSPLEHGFDIDVPHHPGPGPAGSYVAPWKFKDFDHDPMIPDEHLEDRMAKEAVRFLEQHTNEPFFLNYWMFSVHAPFDAKKELIEEYRDRVDPKDPQRCPTYAAMIESMDDAIGTLLDTLDRLGIADETIIIFASDNGGNMYNEVDGTTATSNAPLRGGKATMYEGGVRGPAIVVQPGVVEPGSRSDAIIQSIDFYPTLLEMLSIDAQPDQRFDGVSIVPALQEKPLQRDAIFTYFPHDPPVPNWMPPSVSVHQGDWKLIRIFHGDPNGSHRYKLFNLKNDLGERTNLAAKHPDRVQQMDKLIEHHLVETKAVRPLANKNFDPAKYNAAAEGKGNLKGSDNQKKPPKNQARRNPVAGWLPGGTCELSLSNGKLRVNSTGGDPHLSSSLPEVVKASTMTFTVEMQSKSSGRGQVFWKEVGQPYSAERSQGFDVIHDGNVHTYSIQLSPQGPVQGVRIDPSNGAGQIEIQNMRLLAGNGVPIHEWNFADAGR, translated from the coding sequence ATGAATCGAATCGCTCTCTCATTGCTCGCCTTCGCCATGTGCGTTTGCACTGGCCTTGTCGTGGCGGGTGAACTTGACCCTCAACAGCTTGCTTGGCATGCAAAGTACAAAGGCCAAGACAACGCTCCTTTGCCCGAGGAGATGTTGCTCAACACGGACTCCGAGCCAGATCTGTCGGAGGGATTCACTTCGCTGTTCAATGGCAAGGACCTGAGTGGCTGGACAGCCAAAGGTGGCAGCTGCACATTTGAGGTGAAAGACGGGATTCTGGTTGGCAAAGTGGTGCCAGGTTCCAACAGCACCTATCTATCAACCGAACGCGATGACTTCGACGACTTCATCTTTACCTGCGACATGAAGTGGGAAGAACAGTGCAACAGCGGGGTGATGTTTCGAGCTCAATCCAAGCCCGGCAAGAACGGAACGGAAACGGTGTTTGGCCCCCAGGCCGAAATGGAGGGTGTCGCTCAAGATCGCCATTGGTCGGGTGGCATCTATGGTCAGAGCTGCGGCGGCTTCTTTTATCCGTTGTGGCTGAAAGAACACCAGGCAGCCCGGGCGGCCACCAAGAAAGACGCTTGGAATCGGGTGACCATTTCTGCTCAAGGCAATGTGGTCAAAACCTGGATCAACGGTGTACCAGCGACCCACTGGATCGACGATGGATCCTACCCCCAAGGCTTCTTCGGCCTGCAGGTTCACAAAGGTGCGAAAGGCACCGTGTTGTGGAAGAACATCCGAGTGAAAGAGCTCGAGAAAGAACCCGCCGCAACACCAAATGCCAGTGCATCAAAGCGTCCCAACGTGCTGTTCATCCTGGCCGATGATCTTGGGTGGAGCGACACGACGCTGTTTGGAACCACCAAGCTTTATCAGACACCCAATATCGAACGACTTGCAAAGCGTGGGATGACGTTCACTCGGGCATACTCGTCCAGTCCGCTGTGCTCGCCAACACGAGCGAGTGTTTTGACCGGGCTCAGCCCCGCGCGGCACGGCATCACTTCCCCGACCTGTCACCTGCCGAAGGTGGTTTTGGAACCGAAGGTGCCGACGACAGGACCACCGAACAAGTTCTCAACGATTCCCGAATCCGTTTCGCGGTTGGACACCAAGTACTACACGCTTGCCGAAATGTTCCAAGACAACGGCTACGCGACCGGGCATTTTGGAAAATGGCATCTGGGCCCTGAACCCTACTCTCCGTTGGAACATGGTTTTGACATCGACGTGCCGCACCATCCTGGCCCGGGTCCTGCTGGCAGCTACGTCGCACCTTGGAAGTTCAAGGACTTTGATCACGATCCGATGATCCCGGACGAGCACCTCGAAGACAGGATGGCCAAAGAAGCGGTTCGCTTCCTCGAGCAACACACAAACGAGCCGTTCTTCCTGAACTACTGGATGTTCAGCGTTCACGCACCGTTTGACGCCAAGAAAGAGTTGATCGAAGAATATCGAGATCGCGTCGACCCCAAAGATCCTCAACGTTGCCCCACGTACGCCGCGATGATCGAAAGCATGGACGATGCGATTGGCACGTTGCTGGACACGCTGGACCGTCTGGGAATCGCCGACGAAACGATCATCATTTTCGCATCGGACAACGGTGGCAACATGTACAACGAAGTCGATGGCACAACCGCAACCAGCAACGCTCCGCTGCGAGGCGGCAAGGCGACGATGTACGAAGGCGGTGTGCGTGGCCCGGCGATCGTTGTCCAGCCCGGTGTGGTGGAACCCGGATCACGAAGCGATGCGATCATTCAAAGCATCGATTTCTATCCGACGCTCTTGGAGATGTTGTCGATCGACGCTCAGCCGGACCAGCGTTTCGATGGTGTCAGCATCGTCCCCGCATTGCAGGAGAAGCCGCTGCAGCGAGACGCGATCTTCACCTACTTCCCTCATGATCCTCCCGTGCCAAATTGGATGCCGCCTTCGGTCAGCGTGCATCAAGGCGATTGGAAACTCATCCGCATCTTTCATGGCGATCCAAACGGTTCGCATCGCTACAAACTTTTCAACTTGAAGAACGACCTCGGTGAACGAACCAACCTGGCGGCAAAACATCCCGACCGGGTCCAGCAGATGGACAAGTTGATCGAGCACCATCTGGTTGAAACCAAAGCCGTCAGACCGCTGGCCAACAAAAACTTTGATCCCGCCAAATACAACGCTGCCGCCGAAGGCAAGGGCAATCTGAAAGGCAGCGACAATCAAAAGAAGCCCCCCAAGAACCAAGCTCGCCGAAATCCGGTCGCCGGTTGGCTCCCTGGTGGAACGTGTGAGCTGTCGCTGTCCAATGGCAAGTTGCGAGTCAACAGCACCGGCGGTGATCCCCACTTGAGTTCCTCACTTCCCGAAGTGGTGAAGGCATCCACGATGACATTCACCGTTGAGATGCAATCAAAGTCATCAGGTCGCGGGCAGGTGTTCTGGAAGGAAGTTGGCCAGCCGTATTCAGCGGAGCGAAGCCAAGGCTTTGATGTGATCCACGATGGAAACGTTCATACCTATTCCATCCAGCTTTCGCCGCAGGGCCCAGTGCAGGGCGTCCGAATCGACCCGTCCAATGGCGCTGGCCAAATCGAGATTCAGAACATGCGTTTGCTCGCTGGCAACGGCGTCCCCATCCACGAATGGAACTTCGCGGACGCCGGTCGCTAA
- a CDS encoding transposase: MSETFHLNAPPGFRGLHPDLPIETYHRHLPHWRQAGATYAITFRLADSIPQEQLRSLQRWREIWERSNGQPQTDADWEQLAKQITHRTEAWLDEGYGECVFENPTLADVMAKSMLQFQNDRYVTSCYCVMHNHVHLVMKPLGDQLLEKILRDLKGYVSRMVNRERHREGPLWTQESHDRIIRDEEHLYRVIQYIGNNPKKAGYEQRQWVRWIHPDWESKGWGFRDSRDRK, translated from the coding sequence GTGAGCGAAACATTTCACTTGAATGCTCCTCCCGGTTTTCGCGGATTGCATCCAGATCTGCCCATCGAAACTTATCACCGGCACCTTCCACACTGGCGGCAGGCCGGAGCGACCTATGCGATCACATTTCGGCTGGCAGACTCAATTCCACAAGAACAACTTCGAAGCCTTCAACGATGGCGAGAGATATGGGAGCGATCGAACGGACAACCACAAACAGACGCCGATTGGGAACAACTCGCGAAACAGATCACCCACCGTACCGAAGCCTGGCTGGACGAAGGCTACGGCGAGTGCGTGTTTGAGAACCCTACGTTAGCCGATGTGATGGCAAAGTCGATGTTGCAGTTCCAAAACGATCGTTATGTCACGTCTTGTTATTGCGTGATGCACAATCACGTTCACCTTGTGATGAAACCACTGGGTGACCAACTTCTTGAAAAGATTCTTCGAGACTTGAAGGGGTATGTCAGCCGCATGGTCAATCGAGAACGGCATCGAGAGGGTCCCCTTTGGACGCAAGAAAGCCACGACCGAATCATCCGAGATGAAGAACATCTCTATCGCGTCATTCAGTACATCGGCAACAACCCAAAGAAGGCCGGTTATGAACAGCGGCAATGGGTTCGCTGGATTCACCCCGATTGGGAATCGAAAGGCTGGGGATTTCGGGATTCGAGAGACAGGAAATGA
- a CDS encoding arylsulfatase, with protein sequence MNFRNVRNLVWVMAVAWMGVVCNHSKAAERPNFLVILADDLGFSDPGCYGGEIATPNLDALAAGGLRYTQFYNTARCWPTRAALMTGYYPQQVRRDSMPGATRQYGGGGKRPDWAQTLAEYLRPAGYRTYHSGKWHIDGKPTDNGFDLSDEATRSPGFFDSIRKKNRDPKFYRTTATAQHAIDCLQEHAEDHADQPFFHFLAFHAPHFPLHALPEDIQRYRDRYIAGWDALREERNQRQRELGLDVGPLSPIETEVGPPYAFPDQLEVLGAGEVTRPLPWDELTKEQQQFQATKMAIHAAMVDRMDQEIGRVLTQLKEMGQFKNTWICFLSDNGASAEIMVRGEGHDPSASPGSAATYLCLGPGFSSAANTPFRRHKTWVHEGGTSTPFIVHWPEGIRSTNELRTNLGHAIDIAPTVLDLARVELDETAGPPMSGQSLKPSFDDSDAPIHDELWFYHEGNWALRQGDWKIIHSNISRPFPWLRSETAAKESKEDADWQLYNLANDRAEQNDVANKHPERVQRMADRWWELRDQFLRDSMDDSKRSKRAN encoded by the coding sequence ATGAACTTTCGAAACGTGCGAAATCTGGTTTGGGTGATGGCAGTCGCCTGGATGGGCGTGGTTTGCAATCACTCGAAGGCAGCCGAACGACCGAACTTCTTGGTGATCCTGGCCGATGACCTGGGGTTTTCAGATCCTGGATGTTACGGCGGCGAGATTGCGACTCCCAATTTGGATGCCCTGGCTGCCGGCGGATTGCGGTACACGCAGTTCTACAACACGGCTCGATGCTGGCCGACGCGAGCGGCCTTGATGACAGGTTACTACCCACAACAAGTCCGTCGAGACAGCATGCCAGGGGCGACGCGGCAATACGGCGGCGGTGGAAAACGCCCCGATTGGGCTCAAACGTTGGCGGAATATCTTCGCCCGGCTGGGTATCGCACCTACCACTCGGGCAAATGGCACATCGATGGGAAACCAACTGACAACGGGTTTGATCTCTCTGACGAAGCCACCCGAAGCCCGGGCTTCTTTGACTCGATCCGCAAGAAGAACCGCGATCCCAAGTTCTATCGGACCACCGCGACCGCTCAACACGCGATTGATTGTTTGCAGGAACACGCCGAGGATCATGCTGACCAGCCGTTCTTTCACTTCCTCGCATTCCACGCCCCTCACTTTCCGCTGCACGCTTTGCCGGAAGACATCCAGCGGTACCGAGACCGATACATCGCCGGATGGGATGCGTTGCGGGAAGAACGCAATCAGCGACAACGTGAACTTGGGCTGGACGTCGGACCTCTGTCTCCGATCGAGACAGAGGTGGGGCCGCCCTATGCCTTTCCCGACCAACTCGAGGTGCTCGGCGCGGGAGAGGTCACTCGCCCGTTGCCATGGGATGAACTGACCAAAGAGCAACAACAATTCCAAGCAACCAAGATGGCGATCCACGCGGCCATGGTGGATCGCATGGATCAGGAGATCGGGCGTGTGCTCACGCAGTTGAAAGAAATGGGCCAGTTCAAAAACACTTGGATCTGTTTCCTGTCGGACAACGGCGCAAGTGCGGAGATCATGGTCCGTGGCGAAGGACACGATCCTTCCGCGTCACCCGGATCCGCAGCGACGTATCTGTGCTTGGGACCTGGATTCAGCAGCGCGGCGAACACCCCGTTCCGTCGGCACAAGACATGGGTGCATGAAGGAGGCACGTCGACGCCGTTCATCGTTCATTGGCCCGAGGGAATCCGTTCGACCAACGAGTTGCGGACCAATCTCGGTCATGCGATCGACATTGCACCGACGGTGTTGGATCTCGCCAGGGTGGAACTGGATGAAACCGCCGGCCCACCAATGAGTGGCCAAAGTTTGAAACCGTCTTTTGATGATAGCGATGCCCCAATTCATGACGAGTTGTGGTTCTATCACGAAGGCAACTGGGCACTGCGGCAGGGTGACTGGAAGATCATCCACTCCAACATCTCTCGCCCCTTTCCTTGGCTGCGTTCCGAAACCGCTGCCAAGGAGTCCAAAGAAGACGCCGATTGGCAACTCTATAACCTGGCCAACGACCGGGCCGAACAAAACGACGTGGCGAACAAGCATCCTGAACGAGTCCAACGGATGGCGGATCGTTGGTGGGAATTACGCGATCAGTTTTTGCGTGATTCGATGGACGACTCGAAACGATCGAAGCGAGCCAACTGA
- a CDS encoding sulfatase-like hydrolase/transferase, with protein MVRSLFLVPAALLLVLPAKPNVSAADKPNVLLIIADDVGYSDLGCYGGEIDTPHLDQLAADGVRFSEFHVNPMCVVTRTSLMTGHTHSQSDDYRRSLPVARLLKKAGYATSLAGKWHQPGNPLDAGFDSFYGFLGGAIDSWSGIERGKPAIQTDRQSPEPVNEGWYSSDAFTDRAINEIESARKQGKPFFTQVAFNAPHTPLHAPRESVEKYYERYRAGWEKLRRDRYDRMIAMGLIDERYVMSEPDAEVRRWDELSASIQKQESRRMAAYAGMLDRLDWNVGRLLQHLSDQELDEDTIVIFMADNGGAYSNGDIRTYDQQIPWEPGSNAFVSNGWSYLKNTPFRWYKSCAQEGGVSVPMIVRWPAQLSGQAGAIRKQRLHVTDLYPTLLELAGAKYPTHDGDRKLEPLYGNSMLPLLRNPDLPNLAIHDEIFWCFNQTGKALTKGNWKISSISDGPWRLHDIQNDPAESLDLAAERPEVLSAMSDAWFQFARENTKMPASWRAPLKEYQEGWGYHRIRMIMPAYVRAVPAMSAMDVPCDTDWSFHFSKPIRFANSTGKTLRLYEVGDTQTVIWQADPEPGHPDEGSQQITFNDLPRLKPNTTYFALSDPGWITVGNQPAGGLNDGAFWYRFRTGPARPDLLDGLPVQRPLPR; from the coding sequence ATGGTGCGAAGTTTGTTTCTTGTTCCTGCCGCCCTGTTGCTGGTGCTGCCCGCTAAACCAAACGTTTCAGCGGCGGACAAGCCAAACGTTTTGCTCATCATCGCGGACGATGTGGGCTACTCGGATCTCGGTTGCTACGGCGGTGAGATCGACACGCCCCATTTGGATCAGTTGGCAGCCGATGGAGTTCGCTTCAGCGAATTTCACGTCAATCCAATGTGCGTGGTGACGCGAACCAGCCTGATGACCGGCCACACGCATTCCCAGTCGGATGATTATCGACGCTCGCTACCGGTGGCTCGTCTGCTGAAGAAGGCCGGCTATGCGACGTCGCTCGCCGGCAAGTGGCATCAACCTGGCAATCCGCTCGACGCTGGCTTTGACTCGTTTTACGGATTCCTCGGTGGTGCAATCGACAGCTGGTCCGGCATCGAACGAGGCAAACCGGCGATTCAAACCGACCGGCAATCCCCGGAACCAGTGAACGAGGGATGGTACAGTTCGGATGCGTTCACGGACCGTGCAATCAATGAGATCGAATCGGCACGAAAGCAGGGCAAACCGTTCTTCACCCAGGTTGCGTTCAATGCGCCGCACACACCGCTGCACGCACCTCGCGAGAGCGTCGAAAAGTACTACGAACGCTACCGAGCGGGTTGGGAAAAGCTGCGTCGAGATCGCTATGACCGAATGATCGCGATGGGTTTGATCGACGAACGTTACGTGATGTCCGAACCGGATGCAGAAGTGCGACGGTGGGACGAGTTGTCGGCCTCGATTCAGAAGCAGGAAAGCCGACGCATGGCGGCCTACGCTGGGATGCTGGATCGATTGGACTGGAACGTCGGGCGGTTGCTTCAACACTTGAGCGACCAAGAACTCGATGAGGACACCATCGTGATCTTCATGGCGGACAATGGTGGTGCTTACAGCAACGGCGACATCCGCACCTACGACCAACAAATCCCGTGGGAACCCGGCAGCAACGCGTTCGTGTCCAACGGATGGTCGTATCTGAAGAACACTCCATTCCGCTGGTACAAATCGTGTGCGCAAGAGGGCGGCGTGTCTGTGCCGATGATCGTGCGTTGGCCAGCGCAATTGTCGGGACAAGCAGGAGCCATTCGCAAACAGCGGTTGCACGTCACGGATTTGTATCCAACGCTGCTTGAATTGGCGGGTGCGAAGTATCCAACTCATGATGGCGATCGCAAGCTGGAACCGCTTTATGGAAATTCGATGTTGCCGTTGCTTCGAAACCCTGACCTGCCGAATCTCGCGATTCACGACGAGATATTTTGGTGCTTCAACCAGACGGGCAAAGCACTGACCAAGGGCAACTGGAAAATTTCCAGCATCAGTGACGGGCCGTGGCGACTGCACGACATTCAAAACGATCCGGCAGAATCACTCGATTTGGCGGCGGAGCGCCCCGAGGTGTTGTCAGCGATGAGCGACGCTTGGTTCCAGTTCGCTCGCGAAAACACGAAGATGCCTGCGTCGTGGCGTGCACCGTTGAAGGAATATCAAGAAGGTTGGGGATACCACCGCATTCGCATGATCATGCCCGCTTATGTGCGTGCCGTTCCTGCGATGTCCGCGATGGATGTCCCATGCGATACAGATTGGAGCTTCCATTTTTCGAAGCCAATTCGGTTTGCGAATTCAACCGGCAAAACCCTTCGCTTGTACGAAGTCGGTGACACCCAAACGGTCATTTGGCAAGCGGATCCTGAACCTGGGCACCCTGACGAGGGCTCCCAACAAATCACATTCAACGATCTGCCGCGACTGAAGCCGAACACGACGTATTTCGCGTTGTCAGATCCGGGCTGGATCACCGTTGGCAATCAACCCGCCGGGGGTTTGAACGATGGAGCGTTCTGGTACCGGTTTCGAACGGGGCCCGCCCGCCCCGATTTGTTGGATGGGCTTCCCGTCCAACGCCCGCTGCCTCGATGA